The proteins below come from a single Dermacentor albipictus isolate Rhodes 1998 colony chromosome 7, USDA_Dalb.pri_finalv2, whole genome shotgun sequence genomic window:
- the LOC139048127 gene encoding uncharacterized protein: protein MCSNGAVSAAQLGRGNRFAGSSDQDYEVILPRLPTGRIVANTLFLHADVRARPYKVEDFRDALVRLALLPEVVALGAYQMNHIWAITFKSVDGMKKLLSVREVTVKERRCIVIDPDDQDVRMKIHWILYNVQDEDVRTAFAPYGTVTEVAKERWRVQGVMDKGSSTRCVSLKMKPGVTIDDLPHQLRIAGEQALVVVPGRAPLCLRCHTSGHVRRECKVPRCSQCRRFGHDQSQCVKTYANVTGHMRGEDDSELLMDADESEEAARTAEKNTPQAAPNAVKGGVAVTQTEGQTTASKQAVVAPKIDAAERSTSTATEAVHGKPQEEGEGMDVVQTSTSSAPAKRTHDKACVEEVQHPSASTDEPPPKSGGQRRPTFRPKPNIPPDKKPAKTTPT, encoded by the coding sequence ATGTGCTCCAACGGAGCGGTATCAGCGGCCCAGCTTGGCCGTGGAAACAGGTTTGCTGGCTCGAGTGACCAGGATTATGAAGTTATTTTGCCGCGGCTACCAACAGGTCGAATTGTTGCAAATACGCTGTTTTTACACGCTGACGTCAGAGCAAGGCCCTACAAGGTCGAGGATTTTCGCGACGCACTGGTTCGCTTGGCACTGCTCCCCGAGGTTGTCGCCTTGGGGGCGTACCAGATGAATCACATCTGGGCTATCACGTTCAAGAGTGTTGACGGAATGAAGAAGCTTCTTTCAGTCCGTGAAGTGACTGTTAAAGAACGACGGTGCATTGTCATTGATCCCGACGACCAGGACGTGAGGATGAAGATCCACTGGATTTTGTACAACGTGCAAGACGAAGATGTGCGAACAGCCTTTGCACCTTACGGAACGGTGACGGAAGTCGCCAAGGAACGCTGGCGCGTTCAGGGAGTCATGGACAAAGGTTCGTCAACGCGTTGTGTGTCTTTGAAGATGAAGCCTGGAGTCACAATTGATGACCTGCCTCACCAGCTACGCATTGCTGGAGAGCAGGCCCTCGTTGTAGTTCCTGGAAGAGCCCCGCTTTGCCTAAGGTGCCATACTTCAGGACACGTCCGACGGGAATGCAAAGTTCCCCGTTGCAGTCAGTGCCGTCGCTTCGGGCATGACCAATCGCAGTGCGTCAAAACGTACGCAAATGTGACAGGGCACATGAGAGGAGAAGACGACTCTGAACTTCTCATGGATGCGGACGAATCCGAGGAGGCAGCGAGAACAGCAGAAAAGAATACGCCGCAGGCAGCGCCTAACGCCGTCAAGGGGGGCGTGGCAGTGACACAGACTGAAGGCCAGACCACTGCGTCGAAGCAGGCTGTTGTAGCCCCGAAGATTGACGCAGCGGAGCGAAGCACAAGTACTGCTACGGAAGCAGTACATGGAAAACCTCAAGAGGAGGGAGAAGGCATGGACGTCGTCCAAACAAGCACGAGTAGTGCTCCAGCAAAGAGGACACACGACAAGGCCTGTGTCGAAGAGGTTCAGCATCCTTCTGCGAGTACCGACGAACCACCCCCCAAATCGGGAGGGCAGCGCCGGCCGACGTTTCGCCCGAAGCCCAACATCCCGCCGGACAAAAAGCCGGCGAAGACTACACCGACGTAG